The following coding sequences are from one Pseudonocardia sp. HH130630-07 window:
- a CDS encoding enoyl-CoA hydratase-related protein — translation MSTDAAELVRLDVADGIATITLDSPHNRNALSAQLRRELLAHLDAAIADDAVRVVVLTHTGTVFCSGMDLKESRGAGARDQGVTEVPRILTTLWDSPTPVVARIAGPARAGGVGIVAACDLSVAAESATFAFSEVRIGLVPAVISVTVLPRLSARAAHELFLTGETFDARRAAAIGLVNSAVPDDGLDAEVERYTGMLRLGAPAALAGAKRMLRRTRPDSMAEDFAAMNDLSAGYFASEEGQEGIRAFGEKRPPSWVRPV, via the coding sequence GTGAGCACCGATGCCGCCGAACTGGTCCGTCTCGACGTCGCCGACGGGATCGCGACGATCACCCTCGACTCGCCGCACAACCGCAACGCGCTGTCCGCGCAGCTGCGCCGGGAGCTGCTCGCCCACCTCGACGCCGCGATCGCCGACGACGCCGTCCGGGTGGTGGTGCTGACCCACACCGGGACCGTGTTCTGCTCGGGCATGGATCTCAAGGAGTCCCGCGGCGCCGGTGCGCGGGACCAGGGCGTGACCGAGGTGCCCCGGATCCTCACGACGCTGTGGGACTCCCCGACGCCGGTGGTCGCCCGGATCGCCGGGCCCGCCAGGGCCGGCGGGGTCGGGATCGTCGCGGCCTGCGACCTGTCGGTCGCGGCCGAGTCGGCCACGTTCGCGTTCTCCGAGGTCCGGATCGGCCTGGTCCCCGCCGTCATCTCGGTGACCGTGCTGCCGCGCCTGTCCGCGCGCGCCGCGCACGAGCTGTTCCTGACCGGCGAGACGTTCGACGCCCGGCGCGCCGCCGCGATCGGGCTCGTCAACAGCGCCGTCCCGGACGACGGCCTGGACGCCGAGGTCGAGCGCTACACCGGCATGCTGCGGCTCGGTGCACCCGCCGCGCTGGCCGGTGCCAAGCGGATGCTGCGCCGTACCCGGCCGGACTCGATGGCCGAGGACTTCGCGGCGATGAACGACCTGTCCGCCGGGTACTTCGCCTCCGAGGAGGGCCAGGAGGGCATCCGCGCCTTCGGCGAGAAGCGCCCGCCGTCCTGGGTCCGCCCGGTCTGA
- a CDS encoding NAD-dependent protein deacetylase: MTVLSADPGAVCELLSGRRLVVLTGAGLSTDSGIPDYRGPGSRPRNPMTYSEFVSGPTAQRRYWARSHVGWARMRRADPNAGHVALAALEAAGVVDGLITQNVDGLHDVAGHRRVVDLHGRIDQVVCLDCGRTTARDVLQERLTVLNPGFTEAHSATVETAPDGDAAVEITDGFRIAGCASCHGVLKPHVVFFGENVPKDRVARCYALVASLTPDDGALLVAGSSLTVMSGLRFVRAAHRAGVPVVIVNRGVTRGDDLADLRIDAGCSETLGALAAQPV; this comes from the coding sequence ATGACGGTCCTCAGCGCGGATCCGGGCGCGGTCTGCGAGCTGTTGTCCGGGCGCCGGCTGGTCGTCCTCACCGGGGCCGGGTTGTCGACCGACTCCGGGATCCCGGACTACCGCGGTCCCGGATCCCGCCCGCGCAACCCGATGACCTACTCCGAGTTCGTCTCCGGGCCGACGGCGCAGCGCCGCTACTGGGCGCGCAGCCACGTCGGCTGGGCCCGGATGCGCCGGGCCGATCCGAACGCCGGGCACGTCGCGCTGGCGGCGCTGGAGGCGGCCGGCGTCGTCGACGGCCTGATCACCCAGAACGTCGACGGCCTGCACGACGTCGCCGGGCACCGCAGGGTCGTCGACCTGCACGGGCGGATCGACCAGGTCGTCTGCCTGGACTGCGGGCGCACCACGGCGCGCGACGTGCTGCAGGAGCGGCTCACCGTCCTGAACCCCGGGTTCACCGAGGCGCACAGCGCCACCGTGGAGACCGCTCCGGACGGCGACGCCGCCGTCGAGATCACCGACGGCTTCCGGATCGCCGGCTGCGCCAGCTGCCACGGGGTGCTGAAGCCGCACGTGGTGTTCTTCGGGGAGAACGTGCCGAAGGACCGGGTCGCACGGTGCTACGCCCTGGTCGCGTCGCTGACCCCGGACGACGGCGCGCTACTGGTCGCCGGGTCCTCGCTGACCGTGATGTCCGGGCTGCGCTTCGTCCGGGCCGCGCACCGGGCCGGGGTGCCGGTGGTGATCGTGAACCGCGGGGTCACTCGCGGCGACGACCTCGCCGACCTGCGGATCGACGCCGGCTGTTCGGAGACGCTCGGCGCCCTGGCGGCACAGCCGGTCTGA
- a CDS encoding zinc-binding dehydrogenase, giving the protein MFAVYAREPDADAPLDSLVVGERPDPEVPDGWVSVNVSAASLNMHDLWTLRGVGIKPDQFPMILGCDGAGTLDDGTPVVLYPIIGDPDWRGDETLDPKRTLLTERHQGTMAEKVVVPARNAVPAPEGLSPAQGAVLGTAWLTAYRMLFTRSGLQPGQTVLVQGASGGVSTALVQLGRAAGFQVWVTGRDEEKRALAERLGAHATFESGAKLPGKVDAVMESVGEATWKHSMRALRPGGRIVICGSTSGPNPPADLQRLFFLQLEVVGSTMGTRQELADLVRFVSTAGIAPEIGTELPMTSAPEAFAAIAEGRTAGKIVLTR; this is encoded by the coding sequence ATGTTCGCCGTGTACGCCCGTGAGCCCGACGCCGATGCTCCGCTCGACTCCCTCGTCGTGGGTGAGCGGCCCGATCCCGAGGTCCCGGACGGCTGGGTCTCGGTGAACGTGTCCGCCGCCAGCCTCAACATGCACGACCTGTGGACGCTGCGCGGCGTCGGCATCAAGCCCGACCAGTTCCCGATGATCCTCGGCTGCGACGGCGCGGGGACGCTCGACGACGGCACGCCCGTCGTGCTCTACCCGATCATCGGCGACCCCGACTGGCGGGGCGACGAGACCCTCGACCCGAAGCGGACCCTGCTCACCGAGCGCCACCAGGGCACGATGGCGGAGAAGGTCGTCGTGCCGGCGCGCAACGCCGTCCCCGCCCCGGAGGGCCTGAGCCCGGCCCAGGGCGCCGTGCTCGGCACCGCGTGGCTCACCGCCTACCGGATGCTGTTCACCCGCTCGGGCCTGCAGCCGGGACAGACCGTGCTGGTGCAGGGCGCCTCCGGCGGCGTCTCGACGGCACTGGTCCAGCTCGGCCGGGCCGCGGGCTTCCAGGTGTGGGTCACCGGCCGGGACGAGGAGAAGCGTGCCCTCGCCGAGCGGCTCGGCGCGCACGCCACGTTCGAGTCCGGGGCGAAGCTGCCGGGCAAGGTCGACGCCGTCATGGAGTCGGTCGGCGAGGCCACCTGGAAGCACTCGATGCGGGCCCTTCGCCCCGGCGGGCGGATCGTCATCTGCGGTTCGACGTCGGGTCCCAACCCGCCCGCCGACCTGCAGCGGCTGTTCTTCCTGCAGCTCGAGGTCGTCGGGTCGACGATGGGCACCCGGCAGGAGCTGGCCGACCTCGTGCGCTTCGTCTCCACCGCGGGCATCGCGCCGGAGATCGGCACGGAGCTGCCGATGACCTCGGCGCCGGAGGCCTTCGCGGCGATCGCCGAGGGGCGGACCGCGGGCAAGATCGTACTGACCCGTTGA
- a CDS encoding MarR family winged helix-turn-helix transcriptional regulator, whose translation MTEPYSRRASGTATVAAPAPGATGVVEFLDRVDHAVVTALSTNPSATDVSRDGWRVLLMLARGNGRSMGEVAGHTALPAPTATRIVDRLVEKKLAYRSADPLDRRRVLVHLSAEGRTVVESVCQRVQRILSPRRAPGRSAPCDSTIPGPRAGSVM comes from the coding sequence GTGACCGAGCCTTACAGTCGACGGGCGTCGGGTACGGCCACGGTGGCCGCACCCGCGCCTGGAGCCACGGGTGTCGTCGAGTTCCTGGACCGGGTCGACCACGCCGTGGTCACCGCCCTGTCCACCAACCCCTCAGCGACCGACGTCAGCCGCGACGGCTGGCGGGTCCTGTTGATGCTCGCCCGCGGCAACGGCCGCAGCATGGGCGAGGTCGCTGGACACACGGCGCTGCCCGCCCCGACGGCGACCCGCATCGTGGATCGTCTGGTCGAGAAGAAGCTGGCCTACCGGTCGGCCGACCCGCTCGACCGGCGGCGCGTACTGGTGCACCTGTCGGCGGAGGGACGGACCGTCGTGGAGTCGGTGTGCCAGCGCGTGCAGCGCATCCTCTCCCCCCGACGTGCACCCGGCCGTTCCGCCCCGTGCGACAGCACGATCCCCGGACCCCGGGCAGGCTCGGTCATGTAG
- the lepA gene encoding translation elongation factor 4 codes for MTTYADRTFTPPERIRNFCIIAHIDHGKSTLADRMLQVTGVLQARDARAQYLDRMDIERERGITIKAQNVRLPWTAKDADGVATDHVLHLIDTPGHVDFTYEVSRALEACEGAILLVDAAQGIEAQTLANLYLAMEKDLHIIPVLNKIDLPAADPERYAAEIAHITGCDPGDVLRCSAKTGEGVEAVLDAVVAQVPAPVGDADAPARAMIFDSVYDTYRGVVTYVRVVDGTLSPRERIKMMSTGAEHELLEIGIVSPEPKPSVGLGVGEVGYLITGVKDVRQSKVGDTVTSKRNGAQQPLTGYREPKPMVYSGLYPIDGSQYPDLREALDKLQLNDAALTYEPETSAALGFGFRCGFLGLLHLEITRDRLEREYGLDLISTAPNVVYQVTTDDGEELEVTNPSDWPVGKVGEVREPITRITILAPSEFVGTIMELCQSRRGQLGGMDYLSESRVELRYTMPLGEIIFDFFDNLKSRTRGYASLDYEESGEQVADLVKVDILLQGEAVDAFSAIVHKESAYAYGTSMATKLRELIPRQQYEIPIQAAVGSRVIARETIRAIRKDVLAKCYGGDISRKRKLLEKQKEGKKRMKTIGRVDVPQEAFVAALSTGGGQATEKPKK; via the coding sequence GTGACGACGTACGCCGACCGCACGTTCACCCCGCCGGAGCGCATCCGGAACTTCTGCATCATCGCGCACATCGACCATGGGAAGTCCACTCTGGCCGACCGGATGCTGCAGGTGACGGGGGTGCTCCAGGCGCGTGACGCCCGGGCCCAGTACCTGGACCGGATGGACATCGAGCGCGAGCGCGGGATCACCATCAAGGCGCAGAACGTGCGCCTGCCGTGGACGGCGAAGGACGCCGACGGCGTGGCGACCGACCACGTGCTGCACCTGATCGACACCCCCGGCCACGTCGACTTCACCTACGAGGTCTCCCGGGCGCTGGAGGCGTGCGAGGGCGCGATCCTGCTGGTCGACGCGGCGCAGGGGATCGAGGCGCAGACCCTGGCCAACCTGTACCTGGCCATGGAGAAGGACCTGCACATCATCCCGGTCCTGAACAAGATCGACCTGCCCGCCGCCGACCCGGAGCGCTACGCGGCCGAGATCGCGCACATCACCGGCTGCGACCCCGGCGACGTGCTGCGCTGCTCGGCCAAGACCGGTGAGGGCGTCGAGGCGGTGCTGGACGCCGTCGTCGCGCAGGTCCCGGCCCCGGTCGGGGACGCCGACGCACCGGCCCGGGCGATGATCTTCGACTCGGTCTACGACACCTACCGCGGTGTCGTCACCTACGTCCGTGTGGTCGACGGCACGCTCTCGCCGCGCGAGCGGATCAAGATGATGTCCACCGGGGCCGAGCACGAGCTCCTGGAGATCGGCATCGTCTCGCCGGAGCCCAAGCCGAGCGTCGGGCTCGGTGTCGGTGAGGTCGGGTACCTGATCACCGGGGTGAAGGACGTCCGGCAGTCCAAGGTGGGCGACACCGTCACGTCCAAGCGCAACGGGGCGCAGCAGCCGCTGACCGGCTACCGCGAGCCGAAGCCGATGGTCTACTCCGGGCTCTACCCGATCGACGGCTCGCAGTACCCGGACCTGCGCGAGGCCCTGGACAAGCTGCAGCTCAACGACGCGGCGCTCACCTACGAGCCGGAGACGTCGGCGGCACTGGGCTTCGGCTTCCGCTGCGGCTTCCTCGGCCTGCTGCACCTGGAGATCACCCGGGACCGGCTGGAGCGCGAGTACGGGCTCGACCTCATCTCGACCGCGCCGAACGTCGTCTACCAGGTCACCACCGACGACGGCGAGGAGCTCGAGGTCACCAACCCGAGCGACTGGCCGGTGGGCAAGGTCGGCGAGGTCCGCGAGCCGATCACCAGGATCACGATCCTGGCGCCGTCGGAGTTCGTCGGCACCATCATGGAGCTCTGCCAGAGCCGGCGCGGCCAGCTCGGGGGCATGGACTACCTCTCCGAGTCCCGGGTCGAGCTGCGCTACACGATGCCGCTCGGTGAGATCATCTTCGACTTCTTCGACAACCTGAAGTCGCGCACCCGCGGTTACGCCAGCCTCGACTACGAGGAGTCCGGCGAGCAGGTCGCGGACCTGGTGAAGGTCGACATCCTGCTGCAGGGTGAGGCGGTCGACGCGTTCTCGGCGATCGTGCACAAGGAGTCGGCCTACGCCTACGGCACCTCGATGGCGACGAAGCTGCGCGAGCTCATCCCCCGCCAGCAGTACGAGATCCCGATCCAGGCCGCCGTCGGCTCGCGGGTCATCGCTCGGGAGACGATCCGCGCGATCCGCAAGGACGTGCTCGCCAAGTGCTACGGCGGCGACATCAGCCGCAAGCGCAAGCTGCTGGAGAAGCAGAAGGAGGGCAAGAAGCGGATGAAGACGATCGGCCGGGTCGACGTCCCGCAGGAGGCCTTCGTCGCGGCGCTGTCCACCGGCGGCGGGCAGGCCACGGAGAAGCCCAAGAAGTAG
- the rpsT gene encoding 30S ribosomal protein S20 — protein MANIKSQIKRVKTNEKRRQRNKSVKSSVKTAIRNFREAADQGNTDTVVELHRKAAKALDKAAGKGVIHRNQAANRKSAMAKQLNKIGS, from the coding sequence GTGGCCAACATCAAGTCGCAGATCAAGCGGGTCAAGACCAACGAGAAGCGTCGGCAGCGCAACAAGTCGGTGAAGTCCTCGGTCAAGACCGCCATCCGGAACTTCCGTGAGGCTGCCGACCAGGGCAACACCGACACCGTCGTCGAGCTGCACCGCAAGGCGGCCAAGGCGCTGGACAAGGCGGCCGGCAAGGGCGTCATCCACCGCAACCAGGCCGCGAACCGGAAGTCGGCCATGGCCAAGCAGCTGAACAAGATCGGCTCCTGA
- the holA gene encoding DNA polymerase III subunit delta: MVGVSRTRDTGPPAPLQLVVGDEEFLAERAVSELVGRIRARDLEVELRHFRTSEVVPGELAGHLSPSLFAEGRVIVLTHAQDATKDLVAAVADYARDPADGIVLVALHAGGAKGKALLDVMKKAGAHVTTCNRITRADERSDFVHAEVRRHGGSITNGALATLVEAVGSDLRELAAAAGQLVADTGGKIGEPEVRRYHRGRAESSGFAVADAAVAGDRRGALEALRWALVLGVPHVLVADALADAVRTLAKVGSAGRGDPNRLAGELGMPPWKIRKAQGVVRQWRPEQLAVAIAAAAQVNAEVKGVAADPEYALERAVLAVVNARTPR, encoded by the coding sequence ATGGTGGGCGTGAGCAGGACTCGTGACACCGGGCCGCCCGCACCGCTGCAGCTGGTGGTCGGCGACGAGGAGTTCCTGGCCGAACGGGCGGTGTCCGAGCTGGTCGGCCGGATCCGCGCCCGCGATCTCGAGGTCGAGCTGCGGCACTTCCGCACCTCCGAGGTCGTGCCGGGGGAGCTGGCCGGGCACCTGAGCCCGTCGCTGTTCGCCGAGGGTCGGGTGATCGTGCTCACACATGCGCAGGACGCGACGAAGGATCTCGTCGCGGCCGTCGCCGACTACGCCAGGGACCCGGCGGACGGGATCGTCCTGGTGGCGCTGCACGCCGGGGGAGCAAAGGGCAAGGCCCTGCTCGACGTGATGAAGAAGGCCGGGGCGCACGTCACCACCTGCAACCGGATCACCAGGGCGGACGAGCGGTCCGACTTCGTGCACGCCGAGGTGCGGCGGCACGGCGGGAGCATCACCAACGGCGCGCTCGCGACGCTTGTCGAGGCGGTCGGCTCGGACCTCCGGGAACTCGCCGCGGCGGCCGGGCAGCTGGTGGCCGACACCGGCGGGAAGATCGGCGAGCCCGAGGTGCGGCGCTACCACCGGGGCCGGGCGGAGTCCTCCGGGTTCGCCGTCGCCGACGCCGCCGTGGCCGGCGACCGCCGGGGGGCGCTGGAGGCACTGCGCTGGGCGCTGGTGCTCGGCGTCCCGCACGTCCTGGTCGCCGACGCACTGGCAGATGCGGTGCGCACGCTGGCCAAGGTCGGTTCCGCCGGCCGGGGCGACCCGAACCGGCTGGCCGGGGAGCTGGGCATGCCGCCGTGGAAGATCCGCAAGGCCCAGGGCGTGGTGCGCCAGTGGCGCCCGGAGCAGCTGGCGGTCGCCATCGCGGCCGCCGCACAGGTGAACGCCGAGGTCAAGGGTGTGGCCGCCGACCCGGAGTACGCACTGGAGCGGGCCGTCCTGGCCGTCGTGAACGCCCGCACCCCGCGCTGA
- the thrC gene encoding threonine synthase — translation MTLTAVPETTSYDLGSARALSCRECRHQVPLAAEFACPRCFGPLEVAYDFPKVTRAGIEAGPKSIWRYKDLLPVPSTVQEHPNTEPGLTRLIQADNLAKALGVRKIWVKDDTGNPTHSFKDRVVAVALAAARELGFSVLCCPSTGNLANAVAAAAARAGWDSVVLIPSSLEQPKIITTAVYGGTLLAVDGNYDDVNRLATELAAEHEDWAFVNVNVRPYYAEGSKTLGYEVAEQLGWRLPQQVVVPVASGSQLTKIDKGFTELGTLGLVEPTPYTVFGAQATGCSPVASAFEAGHDVIQPQKPDTIARSLAIGNPADGPYVLDSVRRTGGSIGHVSDEEVVAGIRLLAETEGVFAETAGGVTVATTRKLLEAGALDPDAETVLMITGDGLKTLDAVSGQVGPTATVPSTSAAVREALAGRG, via the coding sequence GTGACTCTCACTGCTGTCCCCGAAACCACGTCCTACGACCTGGGTTCCGCCCGGGCCCTGTCCTGCCGCGAGTGCCGGCACCAGGTCCCGCTGGCCGCGGAGTTCGCCTGTCCCCGCTGTTTCGGGCCGCTCGAGGTCGCCTACGACTTCCCGAAGGTCACCCGCGCGGGGATCGAGGCCGGGCCGAAGTCGATCTGGCGCTACAAGGACCTGCTCCCGGTGCCCTCCACCGTGCAGGAGCACCCCAACACCGAGCCCGGCCTGACCCGGCTGATCCAGGCCGACAACCTGGCCAAGGCCCTCGGGGTCCGCAAGATCTGGGTGAAGGACGACACCGGCAACCCCACCCACTCGTTCAAGGACCGCGTCGTCGCGGTCGCCCTGGCCGCGGCCCGTGAGCTGGGCTTCTCCGTGCTGTGCTGTCCCTCCACGGGCAACCTGGCGAACGCCGTCGCGGCGGCGGCGGCCCGGGCCGGCTGGGACTCGGTCGTGCTCATCCCGTCCTCGCTGGAGCAGCCGAAGATCATCACGACCGCGGTGTACGGCGGGACGCTGCTCGCGGTCGACGGGAACTACGACGACGTCAACCGGCTCGCCACCGAGCTCGCCGCCGAGCACGAGGACTGGGCGTTCGTGAACGTGAACGTGCGGCCCTACTACGCGGAGGGCTCGAAGACGCTGGGCTACGAGGTCGCCGAGCAGCTCGGCTGGCGGTTGCCGCAGCAGGTCGTCGTGCCGGTCGCGTCCGGCTCGCAGCTCACCAAGATCGACAAGGGCTTCACCGAGCTGGGCACGCTCGGCCTGGTCGAGCCGACCCCGTACACGGTCTTCGGTGCCCAGGCGACCGGGTGCTCGCCGGTCGCGTCGGCGTTCGAGGCCGGGCACGACGTGATCCAGCCGCAGAAGCCGGACACCATCGCGCGCTCGCTGGCCATCGGCAACCCGGCGGACGGTCCCTACGTGCTGGACTCGGTGCGGCGCACCGGCGGCTCCATCGGCCACGTGTCCGACGAGGAGGTCGTCGCCGGCATCCGGCTGCTGGCCGAGACCGAGGGCGTGTTCGCCGAGACCGCGGGCGGGGTGACGGTGGCGACCACCAGGAAGCTCCTCGAGGCCGGCGCGCTCGACCCGGACGCGGAGACCGTCCTCATGATCACCGGGGACGGCCTGAAGACCCTCGACGCCGTGTCCGGCCAGGTCGGGCCGACCGCGACCGTGCCGTCGACCAGCGCCGCGGTGCGCGAGGCGCTGGCCGGCCGCGGCTGA
- a CDS encoding helix-hairpin-helix domain-containing protein, translating to MTHPALSRDPSRRLAGLGGRPGPGPRPPEGPRPDPPTVPLPLPRPGGGHRGPVPGRAEPPGAGPDRPPPGGRPSWWRRALQRWLPPSLQGARVDPGRPGAVALVAVVLVGAVVAGVGVWSGRPVAQPVTGLPAVTASDGPGPADPVAAPPAAPGPLVVSIVGRVSRPGLVRVPAGARVADAVQAAGGALPGTDLAVLNLARRVGDGEQIAIGVPPAADGSPVLPEPGGEPASGAEPGTRSGTEPGAGAAAAGGSGGAPGAAVDLNTATAADLDALPGVGPVTAGKIIDWRAANGRFSRVEQLREIDGIGERRFANLRPLVRV from the coding sequence GTGACGCACCCGGCCCTGTCCCGTGACCCGTCCCGGCGTCTCGCCGGGCTGGGCGGGCGCCCGGGGCCCGGTCCGCGCCCGCCGGAGGGTCCCCGGCCCGACCCACCGACGGTGCCGCTCCCGCTCCCGCGCCCGGGCGGCGGCCACCGTGGCCCGGTCCCGGGCCGCGCGGAGCCGCCCGGCGCGGGGCCGGACCGCCCACCGCCCGGTGGCCGCCCGTCCTGGTGGCGCCGCGCCCTGCAGCGGTGGCTGCCGCCGTCGCTGCAGGGCGCGCGGGTGGATCCGGGGCGGCCGGGGGCGGTCGCCCTGGTGGCCGTGGTGCTCGTCGGTGCGGTCGTCGCCGGCGTGGGTGTGTGGTCGGGCCGGCCCGTCGCGCAGCCCGTGACCGGGCTCCCTGCGGTCACGGCCTCCGACGGGCCCGGCCCGGCCGACCCGGTGGCCGCCCCGCCGGCGGCGCCCGGACCGCTGGTGGTCAGCATCGTCGGCCGGGTGAGCAGGCCGGGGCTGGTCCGGGTGCCCGCCGGGGCCCGGGTGGCCGACGCGGTCCAGGCGGCGGGCGGTGCGCTCCCGGGCACCGATCTCGCCGTGCTCAACCTGGCCCGCCGGGTCGGCGACGGCGAGCAGATCGCGATCGGCGTACCGCCCGCCGCCGACGGATCGCCCGTGCTGCCCGAGCCCGGCGGGGAGCCGGCGTCCGGGGCCGAGCCCGGCACCCGATCCGGCACCGAGCCCGGAGCCGGAGCCGCCGCGGCGGGTGGATCGGGCGGTGCACCCGGTGCCGCGGTGGACCTCAACACGGCCACGGCCGCCGATCTCGACGCGCTGCCGGGCGTCGGGCCGGTGACCGCCGGGAAGATCATCGACTGGCGGGCGGCCAACGGCCGGTTCAGCCGGGTGGAGCAGCTGCGGGAGATCGACGGCATCGGTGAGCGCCGGTTCGCGAACCTCCGGCCGCTGGTGCGGGTGTGA
- a CDS encoding DegV family protein, translating to MPSPPVAVVTDSTAHLPPGAARRRGIRVVPLEVRLGDRTARDGVDVTPDELVAALAERNLLVQTSRPSPASFAERYREILDAGAPGIVSVHLSRELSGTWDAARAAAREIAPDRIRVVDSRAIAMGLGFAVLAASDAAAAGADVARVEACAASVAARCRVLFAVADLERLRRGGRIGAAQALVGAALSVNPLLHLTEGRIAPLEKVRTRSRATTRLVALAVAAAGGPGARLAVHHLGAPERAEDIADRLREELPEASELHVSEVGAVLGAHTGTGVVGVVVVPAGSTDEEHPGGT from the coding sequence GTGCCCAGCCCGCCGGTCGCCGTGGTCACCGACTCCACCGCCCACCTCCCGCCCGGTGCGGCGCGGCGGCGCGGGATCCGGGTCGTCCCGCTGGAGGTGCGTCTCGGCGACCGGACCGCGCGCGACGGCGTCGACGTCACCCCGGACGAGCTGGTCGCCGCGCTGGCCGAGCGGAACCTGCTCGTGCAGACCTCGCGGCCCTCGCCGGCCTCATTCGCGGAGCGCTACCGCGAGATCCTCGACGCCGGGGCGCCCGGGATCGTGTCGGTGCACCTGTCCCGGGAGCTGTCCGGCACCTGGGACGCCGCCCGCGCCGCGGCCCGGGAGATCGCGCCGGACCGGATCCGGGTGGTCGACTCCCGGGCGATCGCGATGGGGCTGGGCTTCGCCGTGCTCGCCGCGTCGGACGCCGCCGCGGCCGGTGCCGACGTGGCCCGGGTCGAGGCCTGCGCGGCGTCCGTGGCGGCCCGGTGCCGGGTCCTGTTCGCGGTCGCCGACCTGGAGCGCCTGCGCCGCGGCGGGCGGATCGGCGCGGCGCAGGCGTTGGTCGGCGCCGCGCTGTCGGTCAACCCGCTGCTGCACCTGACCGAGGGGCGGATCGCCCCGCTGGAGAAGGTCCGGACCCGGTCGCGGGCCACCACCCGGCTGGTGGCGCTCGCGGTCGCCGCGGCCGGCGGGCCCGGGGCCCGGTTGGCGGTGCACCACCTCGGGGCGCCCGAACGGGCGGAAGACATCGCCGACCGGCTGCGCGAGGAGCTTCCGGAGGCGTCCGAGCTGCACGTCTCGGAGGTCGGCGCCGTACTCGGCGCGCACACCGGGACCGGTGTGGTGGGCGTCGTGGTCGTCCCCGCCGGGTCGACGGACGAGGAACACCCCGGCGGAACCTAG